A genome region from Rhodohalobacter mucosus includes the following:
- a CDS encoding DUF2490 domain-containing protein, whose protein sequence is MRKFFLLILFSTAPLFVYAQSQTDWIWNPEVSYSWKASDRVAYNTKLSVFNNLGELGNRTALSFLEPQFVMSYSVSTRLKLGGGYYYRWSEPLRDGYRYEHRLLQQVGYVSYIGDRRLAHRLRLEQRIRSSSYQNRLRYRLSYDFPLQGERLDPGERYIILKNEIMTAFNAAEADAENRVSVGLGWFINRSYKFELNAQYRTQDIFSGNGITHLFLAGTSFYFNR, encoded by the coding sequence ATGAGAAAATTTTTTCTGCTGATACTGTTCAGCACGGCTCCGTTATTTGTTTACGCACAATCTCAAACCGATTGGATCTGGAATCCTGAAGTATCCTACTCATGGAAAGCTTCCGATCGTGTTGCCTACAACACAAAACTGTCGGTGTTCAATAATCTCGGAGAACTCGGCAATCGCACGGCGCTCTCCTTTCTGGAGCCGCAATTTGTGATGTCGTACAGCGTCTCGACCCGTCTTAAACTGGGCGGCGGATACTATTACAGGTGGAGCGAACCTCTGCGGGACGGCTATCGCTATGAGCACCGGCTTCTCCAGCAGGTTGGCTACGTGAGCTATATCGGCGACCGCCGGCTTGCCCACCGTCTTCGGCTTGAGCAGCGGATCCGCTCCTCCTCCTACCAAAACCGCCTCCGCTACCGGCTAAGCTACGATTTTCCGCTGCAGGGTGAACGGCTTGATCCGGGCGAGCGCTATATTATTCTGAAAAATGAGATCATGACGGCATTCAACGCCGCCGAAGCAGATGCAGAAAACCGTGTTTCGGTTGGTTTGGGATGGTTCATCAACAGGAGTTACAAGTTTGAACTCAATGCCCAATACCGTACCCAGGATATCTTCAGCGGCAACGGCATTACCCACCTCTTTCTGGCCGGCACTTCTTTCTATTTCAATCGATAG
- a CDS encoding SMP-30/gluconolactonase/LRE family protein, which translates to MKSLPFLFSLTIALPVLLLSACAPDNTDTETALSWESQQDSTMRVHAVSGFDGPEAVRYDPDSDLYFVSNFTGGGNDRDANGFISTLLPDGSIQALQFITGTDEHPLHAPRGMYITGDTLWAADVDGVHGFNRLTGEQTAFIDFTSLNPGFLNDIAASANGTLYVTDTGTNTLYRISAGTAEVVTGELPYPPNGITRDPATGLLILAPWGGALTFHAWDPDEENLSEFAVAQNGGNIDGIEFYEERLLAASQRDSSLHVISGGQDLVYITMPGRPADIGLDTQRNRVAVPYIALNRVDIWQLPSE; encoded by the coding sequence ATGAAATCTCTCCCATTCCTTTTTTCGCTCACTATAGCACTGCCTGTCCTGCTTTTATCAGCCTGCGCACCCGATAATACCGATACAGAGACAGCCCTTAGCTGGGAATCGCAGCAGGATTCCACCATGCGCGTTCATGCTGTTTCAGGCTTTGACGGCCCTGAAGCCGTTCGCTACGATCCCGACAGTGATCTCTATTTCGTTTCAAACTTCACGGGAGGCGGAAACGACCGGGATGCAAACGGATTTATTTCAACACTGCTTCCCGATGGATCCATTCAAGCGCTTCAGTTCATCACAGGAACAGACGAACATCCGCTGCACGCTCCAAGGGGTATGTATATCACCGGCGACACGCTCTGGGCTGCTGATGTGGACGGCGTTCACGGGTTTAACCGTCTTACTGGCGAACAGACCGCATTCATCGATTTCACCTCTCTCAATCCGGGTTTTCTGAATGATATTGCCGCATCGGCAAATGGCACCCTTTACGTTACAGACACCGGAACCAATACCCTCTACAGAATCAGTGCCGGAACGGCTGAGGTCGTAACCGGGGAACTGCCCTACCCGCCAAACGGCATTACACGGGATCCAGCAACGGGATTGCTGATCCTCGCACCCTGGGGAGGAGCTCTTACGTTTCATGCATGGGATCCGGACGAGGAAAACCTCTCGGAGTTTGCCGTAGCTCAAAACGGAGGCAATATCGACGGGATTGAGTTCTACGAAGAGAGGCTTTTGGCTGCCAGTCAGCGCGACTCCAGCCTGCATGTAATTTCCGGCGGGCAGGATCTTGTTTACATCACCATGCCCGGCAGGCCCGCCGACATCGGACTCGATACCCAGCGAAATCGGGTAGCTGTACCCTACATCGCCCTGAACCGGGTAGATATCTGGCAGCTTCCATCCGAATAA
- a CDS encoding AbgT family transporter translates to MSEENQNQPAKKPEAEGRGTLFDKFLNGIESLGNKLPDPAMLFFILMVIVWVFSAILSPIDFGEVHPRTGEELSVQNMLTGDNLAAFLANMVQTFVLFAPLGIVLVAMLGVGVAEHSGWIDAGLKKLLNFTPASFLTPMLILIAIVSHTAADAGYVLVIPLGGVIFYAAGRHPLAGIAAAFAGVSGGFSANFIPSAIDPLIMSFTLEAARILDPDIMLNPINNWYFTSASSILIVTVGWYITDKIVEPRLSGIEIDGDEDEMPQMEDVTDKESRAFWYGFLAMVLGIVGLFVWAWPEGSALRDPNWDNPDVSSLLSFSAPLMQSIVPLIFVLLLIPGVVYGYASGKYSSSKDMINNMTKAMESMGYYIVMAFFCALFIDAFGKSNIGLLIALKGANFLQALALPGQVTIVGIVILSAFVNLLVGSASAKWALIAPIFVPMLMQLGISPDLTQAAYRVGDSVSNIITPLLPYFPLVVVFCQRYVKNTGIGTLISMMLPYSIIFLVTWTIFLLVYWAIGIPLSFEAPYVYPAP, encoded by the coding sequence GTGTCTGAAGAAAATCAAAACCAACCCGCAAAAAAGCCTGAGGCTGAAGGACGCGGTACCCTATTCGACAAATTTTTGAACGGGATTGAATCGCTTGGAAACAAGCTGCCGGATCCCGCGATGCTCTTTTTTATTCTGATGGTAATAGTATGGGTCTTCTCCGCCATACTTTCTCCGATCGATTTTGGAGAAGTACACCCGCGTACGGGCGAGGAGCTCTCCGTACAGAACATGCTTACGGGTGATAACCTTGCCGCATTTCTGGCCAATATGGTCCAGACGTTCGTTCTTTTTGCGCCGCTGGGCATTGTGCTGGTGGCGATGCTGGGGGTAGGGGTGGCCGAGCATTCCGGCTGGATCGATGCAGGACTAAAAAAACTGCTCAATTTCACGCCGGCCTCTTTTCTGACACCGATGCTGATCCTGATTGCAATCGTCAGCCATACGGCAGCGGATGCGGGTTATGTGCTTGTGATACCGCTTGGAGGGGTGATCTTCTACGCAGCCGGGCGTCACCCGCTGGCGGGGATAGCCGCCGCATTTGCAGGAGTGAGCGGCGGTTTTTCGGCTAACTTTATTCCTTCCGCGATTGATCCTCTGATCATGAGCTTTACGCTTGAGGCGGCCAGGATACTGGATCCGGATATCATGCTCAATCCCATTAACAACTGGTACTTCACCTCTGCCTCATCCATTTTGATTGTGACGGTTGGATGGTATATCACAGACAAGATTGTGGAGCCCAGGCTTTCGGGAATTGAAATTGATGGGGATGAAGATGAAATGCCCCAGATGGAAGATGTGACAGACAAGGAGAGCCGCGCGTTCTGGTACGGTTTTCTTGCGATGGTTCTGGGGATTGTAGGCCTCTTTGTTTGGGCATGGCCCGAGGGTTCCGCTCTCCGGGATCCCAACTGGGACAATCCCGATGTGAGTTCGCTGCTCTCTTTCAGTGCCCCGCTGATGCAGTCGATCGTGCCCCTCATCTTTGTGCTTCTGCTGATTCCCGGTGTGGTGTACGGATACGCGTCAGGCAAATACAGCTCCTCCAAGGATATGATCAATAACATGACCAAAGCGATGGAGAGCATGGGGTATTATATCGTTATGGCCTTTTTCTGCGCACTTTTTATTGATGCGTTCGGTAAATCGAACATCGGCCTGCTCATCGCCCTGAAAGGCGCGAACTTTCTGCAGGCGTTGGCGCTTCCGGGACAGGTTACCATTGTGGGGATTGTTATCCTGAGCGCATTTGTGAATCTTCTGGTGGGTTCTGCCTCGGCCAAGTGGGCGCTGATTGCTCCCATATTCGTGCCGATGCTCATGCAGCTTGGAATTTCACCCGACCTTACGCAGGCGGCCTATCGCGTGGGCGATTCCGTGTCGAATATCATCACGCCGCTGCTGCCGTACTTCCCGTTGGTGGTGGTGTTTTGCCAGCGCTATGTGAAGAATACAGGTATCGGAACCCTGATCTCGATGATGCTGCCGTACTCCATCATCTTCCTGGTTACCTGGACAATCTTTCTGCTGGTTTACTGGGCGATCGGAATACCACTCAGCTTTGAAGCTCCCTATGTGTATCCGGCTCCTTGA
- the hisE gene encoding phosphoribosyl-ATP diphosphatase, with amino-acid sequence METKEEIEFLYDLERLLIQRKQDLPKGSYSTKLFKKGIDKIAQKLGEEAVETIIASKNKKDSEVINETADLIYHMLVLLVERDIPLDTVIQEMMLRSKK; translated from the coding sequence ATGGAAACCAAAGAAGAAATCGAATTTTTATACGATCTGGAACGTCTTCTCATTCAGCGAAAACAGGACCTCCCCAAAGGTTCCTACTCTACCAAGCTGTTTAAAAAGGGAATTGACAAAATTGCCCAAAAGCTTGGTGAAGAAGCTGTAGAGACCATCATCGCTTCCAAGAACAAGAAAGATTCGGAAGTGATCAATGAAACCGCCGACCTTATCTACCACATGCTCGTACTCCTCGTAGAACGCGATATCCCGCTCGATACAGTGATTCAGGAGATGATGCTTCGAAGTAAAAAGTGA
- the hisF gene encoding imidazole glycerol phosphate synthase subunit HisF, producing the protein MLTKRIIPCLDIKDGRTVKGVNFEGLRDAGDPVELAQRYTSEGADELVFLDITATKEKRRTLVALVRDIAAHINIPFTVGGGIKTVAEIEEILKAGADKVSLNSAIVRDPGLITRSADAFGSQAIVAAVDAKRAGDHWEVFVKGGSQPTGLNAVEWIEKTEQLGAGEILLTSMDRDGTKSGFDLDLLRTVDEKVTIPVIASGGAGTIQHCCDAVSLGKADAVLAASIFHFREIEISELKQKMADEGIPVRLMNH; encoded by the coding sequence ATGCTCACAAAACGTATCATACCCTGCCTCGACATCAAAGACGGACGAACCGTTAAAGGGGTGAACTTTGAAGGCCTTCGGGATGCGGGCGATCCGGTCGAACTGGCGCAGCGTTACACCTCCGAAGGTGCTGACGAGCTCGTATTTCTGGACATTACCGCCACAAAGGAGAAACGGCGCACTCTTGTCGCGCTTGTCAGGGATATTGCAGCACACATCAACATTCCGTTTACGGTTGGCGGAGGCATTAAAACGGTTGCCGAAATTGAAGAAATTTTGAAAGCCGGAGCCGATAAAGTTTCTTTAAACAGCGCTATTGTCCGTGATCCCGGACTCATAACCCGTTCAGCGGATGCATTCGGCTCTCAGGCCATTGTTGCGGCCGTCGACGCCAAACGAGCGGGTGATCACTGGGAAGTTTTTGTTAAAGGAGGCTCGCAGCCTACCGGGCTGAACGCAGTTGAATGGATCGAAAAAACAGAACAACTGGGCGCCGGTGAAATCCTTCTAACAAGCATGGACCGCGATGGAACAAAATCAGGTTTTGACCTTGACCTTTTGCGCACTGTCGATGAAAAAGTTACCATTCCGGTAATAGCCAGCGGAGGAGCCGGAACCATTCAGCACTGTTGCGACGCTGTGAGCCTTGGAAAGGCTGATGCCGTACTTGCGGCCAGCATTTTTCACTTCAGGGAGATTGAGATCAGTGAATTAAAACAGAAAATGGCCGATGAGGGAATTCCCGTTCGGTTGATGAACCATTGA
- a CDS encoding serpin family protein, whose amino-acid sequence MKLVQNLILLTVCLFLFTMCENSITGPDGPKGELPRDLTTGEKLLVEADGSFSYDIFRRTVNRETEKENLMISPLSISMALAMTLNGAQGSTYDKMQQALYLSGMEIEEINEAFRSLTELLVSVDPQVTIRIANSIWYKNGLPVEEEFLDSMRDFFDARVEGIDFDDPASVDIINNWVNENTEGLIEEIVKQIEPQMVMFLINALYFKGDWLRPFDVEDTRKADFSLESGETTEVDMMHQEGRFALYFSDEVRMAEIPYGDSLFTMSVLMPADPDMPIGQFVEENVTSASLDNWRSNLTVDSREITLELPKFEFEYEIKYNDILKAMGMDTAFNKSEANFKGIADVSPRNLYIDEVKHKTFIRVDEKGTEAAAVTSVGFGIESLPPQMIVDRPFAFIIHERESGTNLFMGVVRNP is encoded by the coding sequence ATGAAACTGGTTCAAAATCTGATACTTCTTACTGTTTGCCTCTTCCTTTTTACAATGTGTGAAAACAGCATCACAGGTCCTGACGGGCCAAAAGGAGAGCTTCCCCGGGATCTGACAACCGGAGAAAAATTGCTGGTTGAGGCGGATGGTTCCTTCAGTTACGACATTTTCAGGCGAACGGTAAACCGGGAGACGGAGAAGGAGAACCTGATGATATCGCCGCTCAGTATTTCCATGGCGCTGGCAATGACTCTGAATGGCGCCCAGGGCTCTACCTATGATAAAATGCAGCAGGCGCTTTACCTGAGCGGAATGGAGATAGAGGAAATAAATGAGGCTTTTCGCTCTCTGACAGAACTGCTGGTTTCAGTCGACCCTCAAGTGACCATCAGGATTGCAAACTCTATCTGGTACAAAAACGGGTTGCCGGTAGAGGAAGAGTTTCTTGATTCAATGCGTGACTTTTTTGACGCCCGTGTTGAAGGGATCGATTTTGACGACCCCGCATCGGTTGATATCATTAACAACTGGGTGAATGAGAATACGGAAGGACTTATTGAAGAGATTGTTAAACAGATTGAACCGCAAATGGTGATGTTTCTGATCAATGCGCTCTACTTTAAGGGCGACTGGCTGCGACCATTTGATGTGGAGGATACCCGAAAGGCAGACTTTTCTCTTGAAAGCGGCGAAACAACCGAAGTGGATATGATGCACCAGGAAGGGCGCTTTGCACTCTATTTCTCGGATGAAGTGCGGATGGCCGAGATTCCGTATGGCGATAGCCTGTTTACCATGTCCGTACTGATGCCGGCTGATCCGGATATGCCGATCGGGCAGTTTGTGGAAGAGAATGTAACCTCAGCCAGCCTGGATAACTGGCGGTCGAATCTTACCGTCGACTCGCGCGAAATCACCCTGGAGCTTCCAAAGTTCGAATTTGAATACGAAATCAAGTACAACGATATCCTGAAGGCGATGGGAATGGACACGGCTTTCAATAAAAGCGAAGCCAACTTCAAGGGTATTGCAGATGTGTCGCCCCGAAATCTGTACATCGACGAGGTGAAGCATAAAACTTTTATCCGCGTGGATGAAAAAGGAACCGAAGCGGCAGCCGTCACAAGCGTTGGATTCGGAATAGAGTCGCTTCCTCCGCAGATGATCGTGGACCGCCCGTTCGCGTTTATCATTCATGAGAGGGAGAGCGGTACGAATCTCTTTATGGGTGTAGTGCGCAATCCCTGA
- the hisA gene encoding 1-(5-phosphoribosyl)-5-[(5-phosphoribosylamino)methylideneamino]imidazole-4-carboxamide isomerase: MKIIPAIDLLDGQVVRLQKGDYEKKTIYNHLPLDEASRFRDAGFTHIHVVDLNGAKSGEFENLPIIRSMITELGLSVQTGGGVRSRADIDTLLDAGVSGIICSSMAVKKHDEWLQAIGDHPDEMILGLDLKDGKMAYGGWLETSDEPIEAFLNPMIDAGLKTVLSTDISRDGMLSGPNVKMYNDLQKRFPQLNWIASGGVSNLSDLVTLQNNSLYGVVVGKAYYEGHIRLEEMAEIGS; the protein is encoded by the coding sequence ATGAAGATTATTCCAGCCATCGACCTTCTCGACGGACAGGTCGTTCGCCTTCAGAAAGGCGACTATGAGAAAAAAACCATCTACAATCACCTGCCGCTCGATGAAGCCTCCCGGTTCAGGGATGCCGGATTCACTCATATCCATGTTGTGGACCTGAACGGTGCCAAAAGCGGTGAGTTTGAGAATTTGCCGATCATCCGATCCATGATCACGGAGCTGGGCCTCTCGGTGCAGACAGGCGGTGGAGTGCGGTCCAGGGCAGATATCGACACGCTTCTGGATGCAGGAGTCAGCGGAATTATCTGCTCCTCCATGGCCGTTAAAAAACATGATGAATGGCTTCAGGCGATTGGTGACCATCCGGATGAGATGATTCTGGGACTGGATCTGAAAGATGGAAAAATGGCTTACGGCGGCTGGCTGGAAACATCGGATGAGCCAATTGAAGCATTCCTGAATCCGATGATCGATGCCGGTCTGAAAACCGTGCTCAGTACCGATATTTCCCGCGACGGCATGCTGAGCGGTCCAAACGTAAAGATGTACAACGACCTCCAGAAACGATTTCCTCAACTCAACTGGATAGCGTCGGGCGGCGTCTCGAACCTGTCGGACCTGGTGACTCTGCAAAACAACAGCCTCTACGGGGTTGTGGTCGGCAAAGCCTATTACGAGGGCCACATCCGCCTCGAAGAGATGGCAGAAATCGGCAGCTGA
- the hisH gene encoding imidazole glycerol phosphate synthase subunit HisH, whose amino-acid sequence MIGIIKYQAGNLASVQNALDRLGAEYFTSDDPEELEKADGIIFPGVGHAAAAMDNLRSRDLDVWLKQTKKPVLGICLGMQLLYESSEEGDCITLGVVPGRLKKFDASEAKVPHMGWNQFQPLKKHSLIKGISNKQFEYYVHGYYAPANEYTLATCKYITDFAAVVAKENFMGVQFHPEKSGQVGSHLIQNFLDLVHESSESGLSENGHRKTAQK is encoded by the coding sequence ATGATCGGAATCATCAAATATCAGGCCGGAAACCTTGCATCAGTGCAGAACGCACTGGATCGCCTCGGTGCGGAATATTTTACATCCGACGATCCTGAGGAGCTGGAGAAGGCGGATGGAATTATTTTTCCGGGTGTGGGCCATGCCGCTGCGGCCATGGATAATTTACGGTCCAGGGATTTGGATGTCTGGCTGAAACAAACCAAAAAACCGGTTCTTGGTATCTGCCTGGGAATGCAGCTGCTGTATGAATCATCTGAAGAAGGAGACTGCATTACGCTGGGTGTGGTTCCCGGCCGGCTAAAAAAGTTTGATGCATCCGAAGCAAAGGTGCCGCACATGGGATGGAACCAGTTTCAGCCCCTGAAGAAACACAGCCTGATCAAGGGAATCAGCAATAAACAGTTTGAGTACTACGTGCACGGCTATTATGCACCGGCCAATGAATACACACTTGCCACGTGTAAATACATAACCGATTTTGCAGCGGTTGTTGCAAAGGAAAATTTCATGGGCGTGCAGTTTCACCCCGAAAAATCAGGCCAGGTGGGCTCTCATCTCATCCAGAATTTCCTCGACCTTGTACACGAGTCCTCCGAATCCGGGCTTAGCGAGAATGGTCACAGAAAAACGGCCCAAAAGTAA
- the hisB gene encoding imidazoleglycerol-phosphate dehydratase HisB: protein MNIYIHSSALETGPDSMLPGGALYGIAHLIQSGSEISFDEEALDATNLTLMHNEGIRNAGFEAAKTDGIIKRDGQYIFETDGSVTEQSESWPGLVRSILFPSRTASLNRKTKETDISLSLNLDGTGKSSIDTGLSFFDHMLDQIARHGLIDLELRCSGDLDVDEHHTIEDTAIALGQAIRQAVSENKAGIQRYGFVLPMDEAEATVSIDLSDRPFLRWEVDLNREYVGDFPTEMLEHFYYTLAMNAKATLHVRAVGKNEHHIIESVFKGFARALRFAISRNERIKGILPTTKGTI, encoded by the coding sequence ATGAATATATACATTCACTCATCAGCACTTGAAACCGGACCGGACTCCATGCTCCCCGGGGGTGCGCTTTATGGAATTGCACACCTGATACAATCCGGCTCTGAGATTTCATTCGATGAAGAAGCTCTTGATGCAACCAACCTTACCCTGATGCACAATGAAGGTATCCGAAATGCAGGGTTTGAAGCAGCAAAAACAGATGGCATCATCAAAAGAGATGGTCAATATATATTCGAAACAGACGGATCGGTAACGGAACAGTCTGAGAGCTGGCCCGGTCTGGTACGATCGATTCTGTTTCCGTCTCGCACCGCATCCCTGAACCGGAAAACAAAAGAGACCGATATCTCTCTCTCGCTTAATCTGGACGGTACCGGAAAAAGCAGCATAGATACAGGCCTCAGCTTTTTTGACCATATGCTCGATCAGATCGCAAGACACGGGCTGATTGATCTGGAGCTCCGGTGCAGTGGAGATCTTGACGTGGATGAACACCACACCATAGAAGATACAGCCATCGCACTGGGCCAGGCGATCAGGCAGGCCGTATCGGAGAATAAGGCGGGAATACAGCGATACGGCTTTGTGCTGCCCATGGACGAAGCAGAGGCAACGGTTTCAATCGATTTGTCTGACCGTCCGTTTCTGCGCTGGGAGGTGGATCTGAATAGAGAGTACGTAGGTGATTTCCCCACCGAAATGTTAGAACACTTTTATTACACTCTTGCCATGAACGCAAAGGCTACACTCCATGTTAGGGCTGTCGGAAAAAATGAACACCATATTATTGAGTCGGTGTTTAAAGGCTTTGCAAGAGCACTTCGCTTTGCAATCAGCCGCAATGAAAGAATTAAGGGCATTCTCCCTACAACCAAAGGAACCATTTGA
- the hisC gene encoding histidinol-phosphate transaminase, which produces MPNDFNIESLVRENIRNLTPYRSARDDFEKGTLLDANENSYGSVVRNSLDLHRYPTPTHNRLRKKIAAYRDVDFENIFLGVGSDEPIDLLMRIFCEPGRDSVIITPPTYGMYRVAANINNVGVKEVLLTENFQLKPDKILESADDSTRLLFLCSPNNPTANDLKRTDLLKLVTQFPGIVVIDEAYIDFSRQESMASMVQQYPNLVVLQTFSKAFGLAGIRLGIAISNPETIGYMLRVKAPYNVNKLTADVALKAFDNPDLLKHNIEAIREERAYMSEQLEHSDAVEKVYPSNANFLLFKIKNAEKAYQKLAEKGIIVRYRGNEPLCNDCLRVTIGLPDENIRFLKALKEVLDHVQS; this is translated from the coding sequence ATGCCAAACGATTTTAACATCGAATCACTGGTTCGAGAAAATATCCGCAACCTGACCCCCTATCGCAGTGCTCGGGATGATTTTGAGAAGGGGACTCTGCTTGACGCAAATGAAAACAGCTACGGATCCGTTGTCCGGAATTCACTCGACCTGCACCGGTACCCGACACCCACTCATAACCGCCTGCGAAAAAAAATTGCGGCCTACCGGGATGTGGACTTTGAAAATATTTTTTTGGGTGTTGGAAGCGATGAGCCCATCGACCTGCTCATGCGCATTTTTTGCGAACCGGGCAGAGACTCTGTCATCATTACACCTCCCACTTACGGCATGTACCGGGTTGCAGCAAACATCAACAATGTGGGTGTTAAAGAGGTTCTGCTGACCGAAAACTTTCAGCTGAAACCGGATAAAATCCTTGAATCAGCTGATGATTCGACCAGGCTTCTGTTCCTCTGTTCTCCAAACAATCCCACCGCAAATGATTTAAAGCGGACAGATTTACTGAAGCTCGTTACACAATTTCCCGGCATTGTGGTTATTGACGAGGCCTACATTGATTTTAGCCGTCAGGAGTCGATGGCTTCCATGGTTCAGCAGTATCCGAACCTTGTAGTTTTGCAAACATTTTCTAAAGCGTTTGGCCTGGCGGGAATCCGCCTCGGTATTGCCATCTCCAACCCAGAAACGATCGGATACATGCTGCGGGTGAAAGCACCCTACAATGTAAACAAGCTCACTGCCGATGTGGCGCTCAAGGCGTTTGATAATCCGGACCTGCTGAAGCACAACATTGAAGCAATCAGGGAAGAACGCGCGTATATGTCCGAACAGCTGGAACACAGTGATGCCGTGGAAAAGGTATATCCATCAAACGCCAACTTTCTGCTCTTTAAAATCAAAAACGCGGAAAAGGCTTATCAAAAATTGGCTGAAAAAGGCATTATTGTCCGTTACCGCGGCAATGAGCCGCTTTGCAACGACTGCTTGCGTGTAACAATCGGGCTGCCGGATGAGAATATTCGTTTTTTAAAGGCGCTCAAAGAGGTTTTGGATCACGTTCAGTCGTAA
- the hisD gene encoding histidinol dehydrogenase: protein MKTFNYNSLSPERIEALIKRPKMDFASVFGRVQPILDAVEERGDEAIRTYTKKFDGIDLDSVTIDPSVADVSLDAEAKEAIDRAMSNIFRFHREQGTSRIDVETMDGVVCSRVARPIERVGLYIPGGTAPLPSTAMMLGVPAMIAGCKTIVIATPPDQNGNIPASILYVAKKVGAQTVVKAGGAQAIAGMAFGTETIPKVDKIFGPGNQYVTAAKMLLQNSEAMVAIDMPAGPSEVLVVADASTDPEFIAADLLSQAEHGSDSQAVLVITDDADLEAIHNATVKQLNALPRKGYAADALEKSFILTVENTIQAMEFSNRYAPEHLIISTEDAEELSEEVVNAGSVFIGRWTPESMGDYASGTNHTLPTYGYARMYSGVSLHSYQKFITMQKISEDGLRSLGPVVETLAEIEGLQGHKNAVSIRLNKLSKAMR from the coding sequence ATGAAAACATTCAACTACAACTCCCTCTCACCCGAACGGATTGAAGCGCTGATAAAGCGACCAAAAATGGATTTTGCATCGGTATTCGGCCGGGTACAGCCGATACTGGACGCCGTGGAAGAACGGGGCGACGAAGCCATTCGCACCTACACAAAAAAATTCGATGGCATTGATCTCGATTCCGTGACAATTGATCCGTCAGTCGCTGACGTTTCACTCGATGCTGAAGCAAAGGAGGCTATCGATAGGGCGATGAGCAATATTTTCCGTTTTCACAGGGAACAGGGTACTTCACGGATTGATGTGGAAACCATGGATGGCGTTGTCTGCAGCAGGGTTGCACGTCCCATAGAACGTGTGGGGCTTTACATTCCCGGCGGCACCGCTCCTCTTCCCTCTACAGCCATGATGCTGGGTGTACCGGCAATGATCGCAGGCTGCAAAACCATCGTCATCGCTACACCTCCCGATCAAAACGGCAATATTCCGGCCTCCATTCTTTATGTGGCAAAAAAAGTAGGAGCCCAAACCGTGGTAAAAGCGGGTGGTGCTCAGGCCATCGCAGGAATGGCGTTCGGCACTGAAACCATTCCGAAAGTGGACAAAATCTTCGGCCCGGGCAACCAGTATGTAACGGCTGCCAAAATGCTGTTGCAGAACAGTGAAGCAATGGTAGCCATCGACATGCCCGCAGGCCCCTCCGAGGTGCTTGTGGTTGCTGATGCATCAACCGACCCCGAGTTTATTGCGGCCGACCTTCTTTCCCAGGCTGAACACGGATCCGACAGCCAGGCTGTTCTTGTGATAACCGATGATGCTGATCTGGAGGCGATACACAATGCAACGGTTAAACAGCTCAACGCGCTTCCCAGGAAGGGTTATGCGGCGGATGCCCTTGAAAAAAGTTTTATCCTTACGGTTGAAAACACGATACAGGCCATGGAGTTTTCGAATCGGTATGCACCCGAACACCTTATTATCAGTACTGAAGATGCCGAGGAATTGTCTGAGGAGGTGGTCAATGCAGGCTCCGTATTTATCGGCCGGTGGACACCCGAAAGCATGGGTGACTATGCTTCCGGCACCAATCACACCCTGCCCACCTACGGATATGCACGAATGTACAGCGGTGTTTCGCTACACAGTTACCAGAAATTTATTACCATGCAGAAAATTTCGGAAGACGGGCTACGCAGCCTGGGACCCGTAGTCGAAACACTTGCAGAAATTGAAGGCCTTCAGGGGCACAAAAATGCGGTGAGTATCAGGCTAAACAAGCTAAGCAAGGCAATGAGATAA